The proteins below are encoded in one region of Metabacillus dongyingensis:
- a CDS encoding RNA polymerase sigma-70 factor has translation MSMERLYQTYQPLLFSLAYRMLGSVMDSEDIVQEAFITFHQLPNYEHIENKKAYLCKIVTNRCLDLIRSSAKKREVYVGPWLPEPLLEIENSPNDPSQVFFQQESISTAYLLLLQQLNAIERAVFLLREVFQYSYDEIAEILGKSNANCRQIFHRTKKSMEYDPKKQPSISMAESAVKEFVQSILNGNVNQLLDLVSEDVAMYSDGGGKVKAAQVPIFGATRVVQLLQSLMKMYAGKFTIKYTSVNGLPGLILTIDDHLQYVFSFAFNGNRIQTIYSVANPDKLRHLY, from the coding sequence ATGAGTATGGAAAGACTTTATCAAACCTATCAACCTCTGCTTTTTTCCTTAGCCTATCGTATGTTAGGGAGCGTGATGGATTCAGAGGACATTGTCCAAGAAGCGTTTATAACCTTTCATCAACTTCCCAACTACGAACATATTGAAAACAAAAAAGCGTATCTATGTAAGATAGTCACTAATCGCTGTCTGGATTTGATACGGTCATCCGCAAAAAAACGTGAGGTATATGTCGGACCGTGGCTTCCGGAACCATTGCTTGAAATAGAGAATTCACCTAACGATCCTTCACAAGTCTTTTTTCAACAAGAATCCATCTCCACCGCATATTTGCTTTTATTACAACAACTAAATGCGATAGAACGAGCCGTCTTTTTGCTTCGTGAAGTCTTCCAATACTCTTATGATGAAATAGCTGAAATTCTCGGAAAAAGCAATGCTAACTGTCGGCAAATTTTTCACCGTACGAAAAAAAGCATGGAATATGACCCTAAGAAACAGCCTTCGATTTCAATGGCGGAATCTGCAGTAAAAGAGTTTGTACAGTCTATCTTAAATGGAAACGTAAATCAATTATTGGACCTTGTCAGCGAAGATGTCGCAATGTACTCGGATGGAGGCGGCAAAGTAAAAGCCGCACAAGTACCTATTTTCGGTGCTACCAGAGTGGTTCAACTGCTCCAAAGCCTCATGAAAATGTATGCAGGCAAGTTCACCATCAAATATACATCTGTCAACGGTCTACCAGGACTAATTTTAACAATCGATGATCACTTACAATATGTGTTCTCCTTTGCTTTTAACGGCAATCGAATTCAGACGATCTACTCGGTTGCTAATCCCGATAAACTACGACATTTGTATTAG
- a CDS encoding dienelactone hydrolase family protein, with translation MYGINQHMVDLCELLSEQNFDVICPNLLEQEIPFDYSQEVKAYHNFMDNIGFTNGLHKVKNILLDIQDEYSKIFIIGFSVGATVAWLCSEEEYVDGIVGYYGSRIRDYVNIYSKCPVLLFFPKVEESFNVDELVSTLDKPKIDVHICKGEHGFSNPYSSKYNEELAQNTFRETLHFFKNN, from the coding sequence ATATATGGAATTAACCAACATATGGTGGATTTATGTGAGTTACTATCAGAACAAAATTTTGATGTCATTTGTCCAAATTTATTAGAACAAGAAATACCCTTTGATTATTCTCAAGAGGTAAAGGCTTACCATAATTTTATGGATAATATAGGTTTCACAAACGGATTACATAAAGTAAAAAATATATTATTAGATATTCAAGATGAGTATTCAAAAATATTTATCATTGGATTTAGTGTAGGGGCAACGGTTGCTTGGTTGTGTAGTGAGGAAGAATATGTTGATGGTATCGTTGGATACTATGGTTCACGTATTAGGGACTATGTAAATATATATTCAAAATGTCCGGTGTTGTTATTTTTTCCGAAAGTGGAAGAATCATTTAATGTTGATGAATTAGTTTCAACTTTAGATAAACCAAAAATAGATGTACATATATGTAAGGGTGAACACGGATTTAGTAATCCATACTCTTCTAAATATAATGAAGAATTAGCTCAAAATACATTTAGAGAAACATTGCACTTCTTCAAAAATAACTGA
- a CDS encoding YeiH family protein: protein MLNSQTKLKHQRLPFMQGILLTFIFAAIASYLASFSLFSVIGPLIIAMILGMLWRASAGISEPVLTGASFSSKKLLRLGIIFLGMRLNLTVLYQAGFNVFILSLIVILFTMPLVYALSRFLKVDKKISILTACGTAICGAAAVAAIAPLVKANDEETAVSAGTIAILGTAFTLLYTFLYSFINLTPYGFGAFSGGTLHEVAHVVAAASIGGTESEDLAIIVKLTRVALLVPAALIVGILFREKKAEGAPSSLPIPWFILGFLFMSGLNTAGIASEETASFLVSFSYLLIGMAMAGLGLNVNLKTFKKLGSKPLIAGLTGSVLLSAAGYGLVLLLGLN, encoded by the coding sequence ATGTTGAACAGTCAAACAAAGCTAAAACATCAGCGGTTGCCTTTTATGCAAGGGATTTTGCTGACATTCATATTTGCAGCTATTGCTTCTTATCTAGCAAGTTTCTCCTTATTTTCCGTTATAGGACCCCTTATCATCGCCATGATTCTGGGAATGTTGTGGAGAGCTTCTGCCGGAATAAGTGAACCAGTGCTTACAGGAGCCTCTTTTTCAAGCAAAAAGCTATTGCGCCTCGGCATCATTTTTCTCGGAATGAGATTAAATCTGACAGTACTTTATCAAGCTGGATTTAACGTGTTTATCCTTTCCTTAATCGTAATCCTCTTTACCATGCCCCTGGTATATGCTCTTTCCCGCTTTCTCAAAGTGGATAAGAAAATCAGTATACTCACCGCATGCGGAACTGCAATTTGCGGGGCTGCAGCTGTTGCGGCAATTGCCCCATTAGTGAAGGCGAATGATGAGGAGACTGCTGTAAGTGCAGGAACCATTGCCATTTTAGGCACCGCCTTTACCCTGCTGTACACCTTTTTATATTCTTTTATAAATCTAACCCCCTATGGTTTCGGTGCTTTTTCCGGGGGAACGCTGCATGAAGTTGCACATGTCGTAGCTGCGGCATCGATTGGAGGAACCGAATCAGAAGATTTAGCCATTATCGTAAAATTAACCCGTGTCGCCCTGCTTGTACCCGCTGCTCTGATAGTCGGAATCCTTTTTAGAGAAAAAAAGGCAGAAGGCGCTCCTTCTTCCCTGCCTATTCCTTGGTTTATTCTAGGATTCCTTTTCATGAGCGGGTTGAATACAGCTGGAATTGCTTCAGAGGAAACGGCCTCTTTCCTTGTCTCTTTTTCCTATCTATTAATTGGAATGGCCATGGCTGGACTTGGATTAAACGTAAACTTAAAGACTTTTAAAAAGCTTGGCTCTAAGCCGCTGATTGCCGGTTTGACAGGGTCTGTGCTGCTGTCTGCTGCGGGGTACGGATTAGTTCTATTGCTGGGGCTTAATTAA
- a CDS encoding TlpA family protein disulfide reductase, which yields MIIIARLILLAVLLSLCIPLEQTAAAKAPELKLSDINQKEHEIKPPYDQPIILNFWASWCGPCKMEAPDLVKLAEKYKGQVKIYAVNMTNQDSEEGAYMFAKDYRFSFPVLLDKTGEASTMFRVAAVPTTFFVDENGEIVSVLTGYGGTELLEKRVRALIAH from the coding sequence GTGATTATTATAGCACGACTGATTCTGCTTGCTGTACTGCTCAGTCTTTGTATCCCGCTGGAACAAACTGCTGCAGCAAAAGCACCTGAACTTAAGCTGTCGGATATCAATCAGAAAGAACATGAAATAAAACCGCCCTACGATCAGCCTATCATCCTGAATTTCTGGGCATCCTGGTGCGGCCCCTGCAAAATGGAAGCACCTGATTTAGTGAAGCTTGCTGAGAAATATAAAGGTCAGGTGAAAATTTATGCGGTCAATATGACCAATCAGGATTCAGAAGAAGGAGCGTATATGTTCGCTAAAGACTATAGATTTTCATTTCCTGTTTTGCTTGATAAGACAGGGGAAGCTTCAACCATGTTTAGAGTGGCAGCGGTGCCTACCACTTTTTTTGTAGATGAGAATGGTGAAATTGTGAGTGTACTTACCGGGTATGGAGGGACGGAGCTGCTTGAGAAACGGGTTAGGGCATTAATAGCTCATTAA
- a CDS encoding ImmA/IrrE family metallo-endopeptidase, which translates to MGQLKGKDGQDEIERLCDEVASELLLPTAEFKRQMEKHGEKLASFKPLSKYFRASLEAVAVKFAGCAQDQNRAILMVTDFHSAGRRDLAISGVIPLSHWNIFVPKGLSIGKERHLADSFYKNAPFKQTMQLSLGHLQGEYLVETYPSKFQQSGKLYNKGYILLSK; encoded by the coding sequence ATGGGACAGCTAAAGGGGAAAGACGGGCAGGACGAAATTGAAAGGCTTTGTGATGAGGTGGCATCAGAGCTCTTGCTGCCGACAGCTGAATTTAAGCGTCAGATGGAGAAGCATGGCGAGAAACTTGCTTCTTTTAAGCCGCTCTCAAAATACTTTCGCGCTTCATTAGAAGCTGTTGCAGTCAAATTTGCAGGCTGTGCGCAAGATCAGAACCGGGCTATTTTAATGGTGACCGATTTCCATTCAGCAGGACGGAGAGACTTGGCTATTTCAGGTGTGATTCCTCTTTCACATTGGAACATCTTCGTGCCGAAGGGACTTTCAATCGGAAAAGAGCGGCACCTGGCGGATTCTTTTTATAAAAATGCTCCTTTCAAGCAAACGATGCAATTGAGTCTTGGTCATTTACAGGGAGAATATCTTGTGGAAACCTATCCGTCTAAATTTCAGCAGAGCGGGAAGCTGTATAACAAAGGATATATCCTGCTTTCCAAATAA
- a CDS encoding SRPBCC family protein — MKHKVVIHAPIEFVFEQLSSPAARKTWTKEIEKIQYEQPRAEKIEGASFIQVQKEGAMRTSFHGKNGVIAEPETYSYSLESKAFKMVITYHLEDVQGDTQVTQTYEIIYLSKLAKIMGKLSSKLTEKLALSLLQQFKTHCEIRKAQAPPT, encoded by the coding sequence TTGAAGCATAAAGTCGTTATTCACGCACCTATTGAATTTGTTTTTGAACAGCTTTCCTCACCGGCCGCTCGCAAGACATGGACAAAAGAAATAGAAAAGATCCAATATGAACAGCCCAGAGCAGAGAAGATTGAAGGAGCATCATTTATTCAAGTACAAAAAGAAGGTGCGATGCGAACTTCTTTTCACGGAAAAAATGGTGTGATTGCCGAACCGGAAACATATTCATATTCGCTTGAAAGCAAAGCATTTAAAATGGTGATTACCTATCACCTTGAAGATGTACAGGGCGACACTCAGGTCACTCAAACCTATGAGATCATCTATTTATCGAAGCTTGCAAAAATCATGGGCAAGCTATCGAGCAAGCTGACTGAGAAACTGGCACTTTCCCTTTTGCAGCAGTTCAAAACACATTGTGAAATTAGAAAAGCGCAAGCGCCTCCGACCTAA
- a CDS encoding carbohydrate ABC transporter permease produces MKKKFGIGKTIVYAILVLYAVTTLVPFLWALSSSFKTLQEIVSGTLSFIPKNFTFDNYRQIFIEQELFPRWMFNSVLIAVIGTILNLLFNSMAGYALARLSFPGKKALFITILAVLMIPAQVTMIPNYLILKEFGWLNSYQGMIVPAMINATFIFMMRQFFINFPKELEEAAEMDGLSRLGTFFKIVLPLARPALAAQAIFVFMGFWNDFMRPLIVMTDIEMFTLPLGLNTFKGQFVSYWNYIMAASMVFTLPVLLIYAFFNRYFIKGISFTGGK; encoded by the coding sequence ATGAAAAAAAAATTTGGAATTGGAAAAACGATTGTATATGCGATTCTAGTACTCTATGCCGTTACAACTCTTGTGCCGTTTTTATGGGCTCTTTCCTCTTCGTTTAAAACGCTGCAGGAAATTGTCAGCGGAACACTAAGCTTTATTCCGAAAAACTTTACGTTTGATAACTATAGGCAAATTTTCATAGAGCAGGAACTTTTCCCAAGATGGATGTTTAATAGTGTTTTAATCGCCGTTATTGGAACGATATTAAATCTTTTGTTCAATTCTATGGCCGGGTACGCTCTTGCAAGACTCAGCTTTCCCGGTAAAAAGGCACTGTTTATTACGATTCTTGCTGTACTGATGATTCCAGCTCAAGTCACAATGATTCCAAACTACTTAATTTTAAAAGAGTTTGGATGGCTGAATTCGTATCAGGGAATGATTGTTCCAGCCATGATTAATGCGACTTTCATTTTCATGATGCGCCAGTTCTTTATCAACTTTCCTAAGGAGCTGGAAGAAGCAGCTGAAATGGATGGTCTCAGCAGGCTTGGCACATTCTTTAAAATTGTTCTTCCGCTTGCAAGGCCAGCTCTTGCTGCACAGGCAATCTTTGTATTTATGGGCTTCTGGAACGATTTCATGAGACCGCTGATTGTCATGACGGATATTGAAATGTTCACCCTGCCGCTTGGACTGAATACGTTCAAAGGACAGTTTGTCAGCTACTGGAACTATATTATGGCAGCTTCCATGGTGTTTACATTGCCTGTCCTGCTGATTTATGCATTCTTCAATCGTTATTTTATAAAGGGGATTTCCTTTACTGGGGGGAAATAA
- a CDS encoding carbohydrate ABC transporter permease has product MKKLFSKRTLREAGQGYFFMSPALFVLLLFIIGPIFYIVFLSFHKVQLLGTASYDFVAFDNFTRILDDTRAQTALWNTFKYVVIVVPCQTILALILAATLNAGLKGQTFFRIVYFLPTLTSSAVLTLIFMWMYNKNGLINNVLDTLGLPTYNFLGDPNIALNAIMIMNIWSTAPFFMVIYLAALQDIPDSLYEAAELDGANTVQKFMKITVPQLRPVTSFVAIMGLIGTFQLFDQSYIFSAGSGGPDNSTLTVVLLVYQYAFKNLGTMGYAAALVLLLAIVILVATLLQRKFSKEESLY; this is encoded by the coding sequence ATGAAAAAACTATTTTCCAAACGAACATTAAGAGAGGCTGGACAAGGCTACTTTTTCATGTCGCCTGCATTGTTTGTCTTACTATTATTTATTATCGGTCCCATTTTTTATATTGTCTTTCTTTCGTTCCATAAAGTGCAGCTGCTTGGAACGGCAAGCTACGATTTTGTAGCTTTTGATAACTTTACGAGAATACTCGATGACACCCGGGCGCAGACCGCTTTGTGGAACACTTTTAAATATGTAGTGATTGTTGTTCCGTGTCAGACGATTCTCGCGTTAATTCTTGCTGCAACATTAAATGCAGGCTTAAAGGGTCAAACGTTTTTTAGAATTGTATACTTTCTGCCTACCCTGACATCATCTGCTGTATTAACCTTGATCTTTATGTGGATGTACAACAAAAATGGACTAATCAATAATGTATTGGACACTCTCGGCTTGCCGACGTATAACTTCCTTGGGGACCCGAACATCGCGCTCAATGCGATTATGATTATGAACATTTGGTCGACCGCACCATTTTTCATGGTTATCTATTTAGCTGCACTTCAGGATATTCCGGACTCTCTTTACGAAGCAGCTGAGCTTGACGGTGCTAATACAGTTCAGAAATTCATGAAAATAACTGTACCGCAATTGCGCCCGGTAACATCATTTGTTGCCATTATGGGCTTAATCGGAACGTTCCAGCTATTTGATCAATCCTACATTTTCTCAGCTGGATCAGGGGGACCGGATAATTCAACTTTAACCGTTGTTCTTTTAGTCTATCAGTATGCGTTTAAAAATCTCGGAACGATGGGATACGCAGCGGCCCTTGTCCTGCTGCTTGCGATTGTTATTCTTGTGGCGACATTGCTGCAGCGGAAATTTTCAAAAGAAGAGTCACTCTACTAA
- a CDS encoding ABC transporter substrate-binding protein, producing MKSRKWLAGFGVASMLFAVALAGCSSDETSKDGADGEKVEVTLAGWGGNPTEEKLLKQTIEDFEAKYPKIDVKLEVITEQYMDVIKTRLIGGEGPDVFYLDAFEAPGLIETGVIEPLDEYITEGFDVEDFEKPLLEAFVSEDKTYGFPKDYSTLALFYNKKMLADAGVEVPKTWEEFREASKKLTKDGQYGFGVAPELARQFWVAESLGGDVVKEDKANFASDEVVEALKPVIDMHNVDKSAVEAKEVGATWGGEIFGQQKAAMVIEGNWAIPFLADTFPDVEYGTAELPAINGEKSTMAYSVAYVMNAASEKKEASWELLSYLTGKEGMETWTSKGYALPTRKSVAEKLGYDKDELRGPLVAGASYATVWSEGSNLPIIVNNFNNQFMSAFLGDRPLEEALKEAEKQANSEIDSK from the coding sequence ATGAAATCAAGGAAATGGTTAGCGGGGTTTGGAGTTGCTTCAATGTTATTTGCAGTGGCTTTGGCAGGATGCAGTTCAGATGAAACTTCAAAAGATGGCGCAGACGGAGAGAAAGTGGAAGTGACACTGGCTGGATGGGGTGGAAATCCAACTGAAGAAAAGCTGTTAAAGCAGACGATTGAAGACTTTGAAGCGAAGTATCCGAAAATTGATGTCAAGCTTGAGGTTATTACAGAACAATATATGGATGTTATTAAAACGCGTTTGATCGGGGGAGAAGGACCAGATGTTTTTTATCTGGATGCATTTGAAGCTCCTGGTCTGATTGAAACTGGCGTTATTGAACCTTTAGATGAGTATATAACAGAAGGTTTTGATGTTGAAGACTTTGAGAAGCCATTATTGGAAGCGTTTGTTTCTGAGGATAAAACGTACGGTTTTCCAAAAGACTATTCAACTTTAGCGCTTTTTTACAACAAAAAAATGCTTGCCGATGCTGGCGTAGAGGTTCCTAAAACATGGGAAGAGTTCCGCGAGGCTTCTAAGAAACTAACGAAAGACGGGCAATACGGATTTGGCGTTGCGCCTGAGCTTGCACGTCAATTCTGGGTGGCAGAATCACTTGGCGGCGATGTAGTAAAAGAGGATAAAGCAAATTTTGCATCAGATGAAGTAGTAGAAGCATTAAAACCAGTAATTGATATGCATAACGTCGATAAATCTGCAGTAGAGGCTAAAGAAGTAGGCGCGACATGGGGTGGAGAGATTTTCGGACAGCAAAAAGCAGCTATGGTAATTGAAGGAAACTGGGCAATCCCATTTTTAGCAGATACTTTCCCTGATGTTGAGTACGGAACAGCTGAACTGCCGGCGATCAATGGTGAGAAATCAACGATGGCTTACAGTGTTGCATATGTCATGAATGCTGCTTCTGAAAAGAAGGAAGCTTCATGGGAATTGCTTTCATACCTGACTGGAAAAGAAGGCATGGAGACATGGACAAGCAAAGGATATGCTTTGCCGACGCGTAAATCAGTTGCAGAAAAGCTTGGCTATGACAAAGACGAACTGCGCGGTCCGCTTGTAGCAGGTGCTTCCTATGCAACTGTATGGTCAGAAGGCTCAAACCTTCCGATTATCGTAAATAACTTCAACAACCAATTTATGAGTGCCTTCCTTGGCGACCGTCCGCTTGAAGAAGCATTAAAAGAAGCGGAAAAACAGGCAAACAGCGAAATTGATTCAAAATAA
- a CDS encoding amylo-alpha-1,6-glucosidase yields MDYRVIKENDLFLLTDTNGNIPENHPYGLGLYTKDTRFLSKLDLKINGEDPILLSSDADQNYKADILLTNPHMEEDGELILWRESVEIERTRFIYDDVLYEEIKVKNYFPKPVNFEISIHADADFLDMFVVRGFQNGDLGSRTGQTTEGNTLSFHYAGADNVERSTLITWDKEAKKVDEKGKIDFEFELAHSETDRVTLAIRPQIGEPQVNTAVKKDEAMRKLEVSYENWSKQSASVKTDFAPLQRLVDRGLNDMRVLLTDVGFGPFPVAGLPWFGVPFGRDSLIAALQILPFQSGIAKGTLLTMAHYQGQNVDPWRDEQPGKIMHEIRFGELAATGQIPFTPYYGTVDATPLFLILLSEYVKWTGDIELAQKLEKTIENALMWIDEYGDRDEDLFVEYHQESSKGIANQGWKDSGDSVVHRNGEYAKTPIALAEVQGYVYQAKMGIADIYESINQTERAEQLRRQAVSLKERFDEEFWMEDIQFYAIALDEKKEQVGTITSNPGHVLFSGMLNEDRAKAVTEMLVSQKMFSGYGIRTMAEGEAGYNPISYHDGSIWPHDNSISLLGMSKTGYQQEAIKVISGLIDAAAHFEYDRLPELFCGYDSQAGKAVKYPVACSPQAWAAGTPLVFIQSMLGLFPDSLKKEIRLLPVLLDSMNVLEVQNISIGEGKLSIRVTRSGEAFTVEVLKNTTGYSLKSSETLVQK; encoded by the coding sequence ATGGATTACCGTGTGATAAAAGAAAACGACTTATTTTTACTGACAGATACGAACGGAAATATACCGGAAAATCATCCTTACGGCTTAGGACTTTATACAAAAGACACGAGATTTTTAAGCAAACTAGATCTGAAAATCAATGGTGAAGACCCTATCTTGCTCTCATCTGACGCTGATCAAAACTATAAAGCTGACATTCTCTTAACAAATCCCCATATGGAGGAGGACGGGGAACTGATTTTATGGCGAGAATCTGTTGAGATTGAACGTACACGATTCATTTATGATGATGTCCTTTATGAAGAGATAAAAGTTAAAAACTATTTTCCAAAGCCTGTGAATTTTGAAATCAGTATCCATGCTGATGCGGATTTTCTTGATATGTTTGTTGTCCGAGGGTTTCAAAATGGAGATCTTGGCAGCAGAACAGGCCAAACAACTGAAGGAAATACACTTTCCTTTCACTACGCGGGAGCAGACAATGTAGAACGCAGCACATTGATTACTTGGGACAAAGAAGCAAAAAAAGTGGATGAAAAGGGAAAAATCGATTTTGAGTTTGAATTAGCTCATTCTGAGACAGACAGAGTCACACTTGCGATTCGGCCGCAGATTGGTGAACCACAAGTGAACACTGCTGTGAAAAAAGATGAAGCTATGCGGAAACTTGAAGTGTCTTACGAGAATTGGAGTAAACAATCAGCAAGTGTTAAAACAGATTTTGCGCCCCTTCAGCGGCTGGTTGACCGCGGATTGAATGATATGAGGGTGTTGCTGACAGATGTAGGATTTGGTCCATTTCCAGTTGCAGGCCTTCCCTGGTTTGGTGTTCCATTTGGCCGTGACAGCTTAATTGCCGCTTTGCAGATCCTGCCATTTCAATCAGGAATCGCAAAAGGAACACTTCTCACGATGGCGCATTATCAAGGTCAGAATGTGGATCCTTGGAGAGATGAGCAGCCGGGTAAAATCATGCATGAAATCCGGTTTGGCGAACTTGCAGCTACAGGCCAAATTCCGTTTACACCTTATTACGGAACGGTAGATGCCACACCCCTGTTTTTGATCCTGCTCTCTGAGTATGTGAAGTGGACTGGTGACATTGAACTTGCACAGAAACTTGAAAAAACAATTGAAAACGCTTTGATGTGGATTGATGAATACGGGGACCGTGATGAAGATCTTTTCGTTGAATATCATCAGGAATCAAGTAAAGGGATCGCCAACCAGGGCTGGAAAGATTCAGGCGACTCTGTTGTTCACAGAAACGGAGAATACGCAAAAACGCCTATAGCCCTTGCAGAGGTGCAAGGATATGTCTATCAGGCCAAAATGGGAATCGCCGATATCTATGAATCGATTAATCAAACAGAACGTGCAGAACAGCTTCGCAGACAGGCAGTCTCACTGAAGGAAAGATTTGATGAAGAATTCTGGATGGAAGATATTCAGTTCTATGCCATCGCACTAGATGAAAAGAAAGAACAGGTTGGAACGATTACTTCAAATCCAGGACACGTTTTATTTTCTGGAATGCTGAATGAGGACAGAGCGAAAGCAGTGACCGAAATGCTCGTTTCGCAAAAGATGTTCTCTGGATACGGAATCCGGACTATGGCCGAAGGCGAAGCAGGGTACAATCCGATTAGCTACCATGATGGCAGCATCTGGCCGCATGATAACAGCATCTCACTCCTTGGAATGAGCAAAACTGGTTATCAGCAAGAAGCAATCAAAGTCATAAGCGGGCTTATTGACGCTGCAGCGCATTTTGAATATGACCGGCTGCCGGAACTTTTCTGCGGATACGACAGCCAGGCCGGCAAAGCAGTGAAATACCCTGTAGCCTGTTCGCCTCAAGCATGGGCAGCCGGTACACCGCTTGTCTTTATCCAGTCAATGCTGGGATTATTTCCAGACAGCTTAAAGAAGGAAATCAGACTTTTACCGGTTTTACTTGATAGCATGAATGTTCTGGAAGTTCAAAATATCTCTATTGGAGAAGGGAAATTATCTATTCGAGTTACGCGCAGCGGAGAGGCATTTACAGTGGAAGTTCTCAAAAACACGACTGGCTATAGTCTAAAATCATCCGAAACACTTGTTCAAAAATAA
- a CDS encoding LacI family DNA-binding transcriptional regulator, translating into MTTIKDIAKAAGVSVTTVSRALNGYSDVNEKTRQKISRIAKELNYSPNTLARGLVMKKSRTIGMLVSGMDRVSPKDNFTFEVLSGVNECISERDYDLVLFSTTTTKQREKTYSQLCRERRVDGVILQGMKIDDPYLKEVVESDIPCMLIDIPIESNSVGYVTTDNVLGAKRAVQHLIDLGHTKIALINGHDQAYVSKQRLKGYLDALMEAKLEVKEDWIISGDFSEEKAELVTEKLLKEHPEITAVFCASDLMALGAMKSAKAAGIHVPEGLSVIGYDNILLAAYSNPALTTIAQNKFELGYQAANSLIDMLEEKSGSNVIILKTDLIIRESTTENHRL; encoded by the coding sequence TTGACGACAATTAAGGACATTGCGAAGGCCGCAGGTGTATCAGTTACGACTGTTTCAAGAGCATTGAACGGCTATTCGGATGTGAATGAAAAGACGAGACAAAAGATTTCCAGAATTGCAAAAGAATTAAACTACAGTCCTAACACGCTTGCCCGGGGATTGGTCATGAAGAAGTCAAGAACAATCGGAATGCTCGTTTCAGGAATGGACCGTGTCAGTCCAAAGGATAATTTCACCTTTGAAGTGCTTTCGGGAGTTAATGAATGCATTTCTGAGCGGGATTACGACCTTGTGCTCTTCAGTACAACGACAACAAAACAGCGAGAAAAAACCTATTCCCAACTATGCAGAGAACGGCGAGTGGACGGAGTAATTCTGCAAGGAATGAAAATCGATGATCCATATTTAAAAGAGGTTGTTGAGAGTGATATTCCTTGTATGCTCATTGATATTCCCATTGAATCAAACAGTGTTGGCTATGTGACAACAGATAATGTACTCGGAGCAAAGCGTGCTGTTCAGCATTTAATTGACTTGGGTCATACAAAAATCGCTTTAATTAATGGACATGATCAGGCCTACGTGAGCAAACAAAGGCTGAAAGGCTATTTAGATGCATTAATGGAAGCTAAGCTTGAAGTGAAAGAAGACTGGATCATCAGCGGGGATTTTTCTGAGGAGAAAGCAGAATTGGTCACAGAAAAGCTGCTTAAAGAACACCCTGAAATAACGGCAGTATTTTGTGCAAGTGATTTAATGGCGCTTGGTGCCATGAAAAGTGCGAAAGCAGCAGGCATTCATGTTCCAGAAGGGCTTTCTGTCATTGGTTATGACAACATTCTGCTTGCTGCCTACTCAAATCCTGCATTAACGACGATTGCCCAGAATAAATTTGAACTTGGCTATCAGGCTGCAAATTCTCTAATTGATATGCTTGAAGAGAAAAGCGGATCGAATGTCATAATCCTTAAAACAGACTTGATCATTAGAGAATCAACAACAGAAAACCACAGATTGTAA
- a CDS encoding iron-sulfur cluster biosynthesis family protein — MNITITQQAKDKLNEIPDDKMIQLSFDRGSCDIVNTLYEIKVINKRETETYEKVITTEKLDFIVDDDFEDTYDNELTIDYANNFFVFKNKNQTFNNRIGLRYV; from the coding sequence ATGAATATAACAATTACTCAGCAAGCTAAAGACAAATTAAATGAAATACCGGATGATAAGATGATCCAGCTTTCTTTTGACCGAGGCAGCTGTGATATTGTGAATACGCTGTATGAAATAAAGGTCATTAATAAAAGAGAAACAGAAACGTATGAAAAAGTGATTACAACAGAAAAGCTGGATTTTATCGTTGATGATGACTTTGAAGATACATACGACAACGAGCTGACTATCGATTACGCGAACAATTTTTTTGTCTTTAAAAATAAGAATCAGACATTTAATAACAGGATTGGACTCCGATATGTTTAG